In one Vanessa tameamea isolate UH-Manoa-2023 chromosome 10, ilVanTame1 primary haplotype, whole genome shotgun sequence genomic region, the following are encoded:
- the LOC113404492 gene encoding histidine-rich glycoprotein-like: MRAIALFGLLVVAATVHAKNVRHRREADLEEAASHLWEKGSGGEHHGDHHTEIGGSDEKGYKGYHAQDSGKKGHTLHKGNKGYFGESGGHKKNHHHDDGYFDEHHSGEKGEKGHSFEEKGHFHKGHSTKGHHGIHKLDEFKKDKHFHDKHGESGFDEGYGGYDEEGGYKKGGDFHKGHSVGDFYEKGFGEKGHHEKGGHHHEEKGLKDEGGNDEYWGQQAEHGSKGSHEDHKGWGWKGH, encoded by the coding sequence ATGAGAGCAATTGCTTTATTTGGTTTATTGGTGGTGGCAGCGACAGTGCACGCTAAAAATGTTCGACACAGACGGGAAGCTGATCTTGAAGAAGCGGCATCACATCTTTGGGAAAAAGGATCTGGCGGTGAGCACCATGGTGATCATCATACCGAAATAGGTGGATCTGACGAAAAAGGCTATAAGGGCTATCACGCCCAAGATTCCGGTAAAAAAGGACACACCCTTCATAAGGGAAACAAAGGGTATTTCGGAGAAAGTGGAGGTCATAAAAAAAACCACCACCACGACGATGGATACTTTGATGAACATCATAGTGGTGAAAAGGGCGAAAAAGGTCACAGCTTTGAAGAAAAGGGACATTTTCATAAAGGACACTCCACTAAGGGTCACCATGGAATCCATAAATTAGACGAGTTCAAGAAAGACAAACACTTCCATGATAAACATGGTGAATCAGGTTTTGATGAAGGCTACGGTGGCTATGACGAGGAAGGTGGCTACAAGAAGGGAGGCGATTTCCATAAAGGACACAGTGTAGGTGATTTCTATGAAAAAGGATTTGGAGAGAAAGGTCATCACGAAAAAGGAGGTCATCACCACGAAGAAAAAGGTCTTAAAGATGAAGGTGGCAACGACGAATACTGGGGTCAGCAAGCAGAACACGGCAGCAAAGGATCTCATGAGGACCACAAAGGTTGGGGCTGGAAGGgacattaa